From Micromonas commoda chromosome 3, complete sequence, a single genomic window includes:
- a CDS encoding predicted protein translates to RLWVDKYSPKKFNELLSEDKVNREVLHWIKAWDGVVFKKAPPKPTQWDLKQQQFAAQHGGRGGRGGNDRGGRGGRGGKPAVLTTHVPLDEDGRPVHKVLLLTGGPGIGKTTLAHVAAKHAGYRVVEVNASDDRSADALRSKVTDAVQMQPVIGDKRPNLVVIDEIDGALGGAEGRGAIQALLSIINGGGKGSRVRHGDENDAGADNDAVGKKTKRKGPGPLMRPIICICNDLYAPALRPLREVAKIFRMVPPASARLNQRLRDVCAKQTLRADTRAINALAEKSEGDVRACLNALQMIAQKGTDAVTLRDVNENVGEKDMSMQARMVWESLLSGHIANKRTRKQTRPEHTKHLYSQVASFGDNELMLSGLFENINNLRLGDTSMVKSAKALDAMVDADVFQGAGFKKGHFHLQPYVASAAMGVHACVSNAPAATNLEWPQQGKMHREMVKNRTMLRGWATSSKLLAASSDQTLCETIPYLLTAIAPEVRPVAANFLRPDEAKLMRNSVSTMVAHGLSYAAPPEGGVPFGSFRGAQASMVLDPPVDRVCAFGSDKTFGGVPRRVLPAAVKSMIQHEVRMEEIRRAECAVHGPGTPPAKREQKTQLKQGGVGGSEEHKEAAAKRLAMAMGGIGSRKDPKKLKKEGERVDVVYKYNEGFTNAVRRTVYMRDL, encoded by the exons GTACTCTCCCAAGAAGTTCAACGAGCTCCTTAGCGAGGACAAGGTGAACCGCGAGGTGCTGCACTGGATCAAGGCTTGGGACGGCGTGGTTTTCAAGAAGGCGCCGCCCAAGCCCACCCAGTGGGATCTCAAGCAGCAGCAGTTCGCGGCGCAGcacggcggcaggggcggcaggggcgggaacgaccgcggcggcaggggcggcaggggcggcaAACCCGCCGTGCTCACCACTCACGTCCCGCTAGACGAGGACGGGCGACCGGTGCACAAGGTTCTGCTGCTCACGGGTGGACCCGGCATCGGTAAGACAaccctcgcgcacgtcgcggcgaagcacGCCGGGTACAGGGTCGTCGAGGTGAACGCCTCGGACGACAGAAGCGCGGACGCTTTGCGGTCCAAGGTTACCGACGCGGTTCAGATGCAACCCGTCATCGGCGATAAGCGGCCCAACCTGGTGGTCATCGACGAGATAGACGGGGCTTTGGGAGGCGCCGAGGGCAGGGGCGCGATCCAGGCGCTGCTGAGCATCATAAACGGCGGCGGTAAGGGCAGCAGAGTgaggcacggcgacgagaacgacgcgggtgcggacaacgacgccgtcggcaaGAAGACGAAGAGGAAGGGACCCGGTCCGCTGATGCGACCCATCATCTGCATCTGCAACGACCTctacgcccccgcgctcagACCCCTGCGGGAGGTCGCCAAGATCTTCCGCATGGTCCCGCCCGCCAGCGCCAGGCTCAACCAGCGCCTCAGGGACGTTTGCGCTAAACAGACCCTCCGGGCGGACACCAGAGCCATCAATGCCCTCGCCGAGAAGTCGGAGGGAGACGTTCGCGCGTGCCTCAACGCCCTCCAGATGATCGCTCAGAAGGGCACGGACGCCGTGACCCTCCGCGACGTGAACGAAAATGTGGGCGAAAAGGACATGTCCATGCAGGCGAGGATGGTGTGGGAGTCGCTGCTCTCCGGCCACATCGCCAACAAACGCACCCGCAAGCAGACCCGCCCTGAGCACACCAAGCACCTCTACTCGCAGGTGGCGTCCTTCGGCGACAACGAACTGATGCTCAGCGGGCTGTTCGAGAACATCAACAACCTTAGGCTCGGCGACACGTCCATGGTCAAGTCCGCCAAGGCTCTTGACGCCAtggtggacgccgacgtcttTCAGGGTGCCGGGTTCAAGAAGGGTCACTTCCACCTGCAGCCGTACGTGGcttccgccgcgatgggggTGCACGCGTGCGTCAGCAACGCCCCGGCAGCCACCAACCTCGAATGGCCACAGCAGGGTAAGATGCACAGGGAGATGGTCAAGAACAGGACGATGCTCCGCGGGTGGGCGACTTCGAgcaagctcctcgccgcgtcgtccgatcAGACCCTCTGCGAGACGATCCCGTACCTCCTGACCGCCATTGCGCCCGAGGTtcgacccgtcgccgccaactTCCTCAGGCCCGATGAGGCCAAACTCATGCGCAACTCCGTCTCCACGATGGTCGCGCACGGCCTGTCctacgcggcgccgccggagggTGGCGTTCCGTTTGGGTCcttccgcggcgctcaggcTTCGATGGTCCTCGACCCGCCCGTGGACCGAGTTTGCGCCTTCGGCTCGGAC aAAACCTTCGGCGGGgtgccccgccgcgtccttcccgccgccgtcaagtCGATGATCCAGCACGAGGTTCGCATGGAGGAGATTCGCCGGGCCGAGTGCGCGGTGCACGGCCCGGGAACCCCGCCCGCGAAGCGCGAGCAGAAGACGCAGCTGAAGCaggggggcgtcggcggatcAGAGGAGCACAAGGAAGCTGCGGCGAAGCGcctggcgatggcgatgggGGGCATCGGGTCGAGGAAGGATCCGAAGAAATTGAAGAAGGAGGGCGAGAGGGTGGACGTGGTGTACAAGTACAACGAAGGGTTCACGAACGCGGTGCGTCGCACCGTGTATATGCGCGACCTG
- the GLN2 gene encoding glutamine synthetase, catalytic domain protein protein (Glutamine synthetase (GS) [1] is an enzyme that plays an essential role in the metabolism of nitrogen by catalyzing the condensation of glutamate and ammonia to form glutamine: Glutamate + ATP + NH3 ->) gives MSAADLDDYSWINDSAKADKVAKALLKWGLDAGASSFCHWFQPMAATFRHGQTGQVQLSTLEYNSDGTPTFELKGKHILFGETDGSSYPNGGMRATHTAGGYLCIDPSSPPFMRDDCIFIPACFVSYDGKALDEKTPLHRAHQAMSKETARLFKHCGFEVKGAVNNIGLEQELFFIPREAYQRRMDLQFTGRTVLGKMPARGQELCDHYMSPINIEAEVYACMKEIQEQCYKLGIPLKTRHREVAPNQYEFAPLFGSVITQTDQNLMVMQIAEEVARKHDLACLLQEKPFAGVNGSGKHNNWSISTLCGAQLLNPGDLTTKSGNPNLFPIVMAALVAGVDEYGDLMRLAIASPGNDFRLGAMEAPPSVISTYLGTQMTAYLKDFSEGNVYEYKPATSPINLGVDIMPIVHAPAEDRNRTSPFPYGGHRFEFRAVGSSQNVSLVNTVLNALTAKKFAEISDRIEAGEDAVAVAQDMLKKHFKVVYNGNGYDPAWPAKADELGITHIDSGVEAIDKFVAEKNIKMFESLGIFDAAECAARRSILLDLYVGTIEMEVGCMIDMINQHAIPSAKAAGIDTAGMAAGVSKLEAALKEMHAASDEFEAAKLARVLRLDTMIEVRKVVDDVEAICPADKWTIATYKELLFVDTGKFK, from the exons ATGAGCGCCGCAGACCTCGACGATTACTCCTGGATCAACGACAGCGCCAAGGCTGATAAGGTCGCCAAGGCCCTCCTCAAGTGGGGCCTCGAtgccggcgcctcctccttctgccACTGGTTCCAGCCCATGGCGGCAACATTCCGCCACGGCCAGACCGGTCAGGTGCAGCTCAGCACCCTCGAGTACAACTCCGACGGCACTCCCACCTTCGAGCTCAAGGGGAAGCACATCCTCTTTGGCGAGACTGACGGTTCCTCCTACCCCAACGGCGGCATGCGCGCGACCCACACCGCGGGCGGCTACCTCTGCATCGAcccctcctccccgcccTTCATGCGTGACGACTGCATCTTCATCCCCGCGTGTTTCGTCTCCTACGACggcaaggcgctcgacgagaaGACCCCGCTTCACCGCGCGCACCAGGCGATGTCCAAGGAGACCGCCAGGCTCTTCAAGCACTGCGGTTTCGAGGTCAAGGGCGCCGTCAACAACATCGGCCTCGAGCAGGAGCTCTTCTTCATCCCCCGCGAGGCCTATCAGCGCCGTATGGACCTCCAGTTCACCGGCCGCACCGTCCTGGGCAAgatgcccgcgcgcggccagGAGCTCTGCGACCACTACAT GTCCCCCATCAACATCGAGGCGGAGGTTTACGCGTGCATGAAGGAGATCCAGGAGCAGTGCTACAAGCTCGGCATCCCTCTCAAGACGCGCCACAGGGAGGTCGCGCCCAACCAGTATGAGTTTGCGCCTCTCTTCGGCTCCGTCATCACCCAGACGGACCAGAACCTCATGGTGATGCagatcgccgaggaggttgcTCGCAAGCACGACCTCGCCTGCCTCCTCCAGGAGAAGCCCTTCGCGGGCGTCAACGGCTCTGGCAAGCACAACAACTGGTCCATCTCCACCCTCTGCGGCGCCCAGCTGCTCAACCCCGGTGACCTCACCACCAAGTCTGGCAACCCCAACCTCTTCCCCATCGTCAtggccgcgctcgtcgccggcgtcgacgagtaCGGCGACCTCATGCgcctcgccatcgcgtccccCGGCAACGActtccgcctcggcgcgatggaggcgcccCCTTCCGTCATCTCCACCTACCTCGGCACCCAGATGACCGCCTACCTCAAGGACTTTTCCGAGGGCAACGTGTATGAGTACAAGCCCGCGACGTCTCCCATCAACCTCGGCGTGGACATCATGCCCATCGtccacgcgcccgccgaggatCGCAACCGCACCTCCCCCTTCCCCTACGGCGGCCATCGCTTCGAGTTCCGCGCGGTTGGCTCCTCCCAGAACGTGTCCCTGGTCAACACTGTGCTCAATGCGCTCACCGCCAAGAAGTTTGCTGAAATCTCTGACCGCAtcgaggcgggcgaggacgccgtcgccgtcgcgcaggaTATGCTCAAGAAGCACTTCAAGGTGGTGTACAACGGTAACGGCTACGATCCGGCGTGGCCCGCCAaggccgacgagctcggcatcACCCACATCGACTCTGGCGTCGAGGCCATTGACAagttcgtcgccgagaagaaCATAAAGATGTTCGAGTCCCTCGGCATTTTCGACGCCGCTGAGTGCGCCGCTCGCAGGTCCATCCTCTTGGACCTCTACGTCGGCACCATTGAGATGGAGGTTGGCTGCATGATCGACATGATCAACCAGCACGCCATCCCCTCCGCGAAGGCTGCCGGCATCGACACTGCGGGTATGGCTGCGGGCGTCTCcaagctcgaggctgcgctcAAGGAGATGCACGCTGCATCCGACGAGTTCGAGGCTGCCAAGCTGGCGCGTGTCCTTCGCCTCGATACCATGATCGAGGTGCGTAAGGTGGTTGACGACGTGGAGGCTATCTGCCCCGCAGACAAGTGGACCATCGCCACCTACAAGGAACTCCTGTTTGTCGACACGGGCAAGTTCAAGTAA
- a CDS encoding predicted protein, with protein MARIEDVSDGSVDESDARPRRGSPMNPDETFDDILRKASEIKTAQMKDKRRAWEASPEFMKNTMTFDKDESYVAMRKSASVAEKIAFAAPIKEEGNELFAKGKYAQAMAKYTAAVAVFRYWIREQSGREQNVVKYYDDEAVEDPDDRRAARNLIRSIYLNAAQCMRKGNLADGPTEIIWTCTEVLAIDPSSAKAHYVRALARAELDDSASLELAVKDLARANALAPNDRAVRDAMRTYGAAHAEQTAKDRAAYGAVFGSRNKEGLYANEEEPETGERAAASAGAGASGEGSDGDADPALRALQNMSEEELKARCKAVGVDLDNPRVVKELGKRAKARKEEELKAKAREMGIDLGDPSVRKMLELLEKEERGAEELSRLPAWRRWIYHSFDGTRWLNVQNAMYAALAVNVVYRVWKVINMPEVSPRGFGGYPGDDEF; from the exons ATGGCGCGCATAGAGGACGTCTCCGATG GTTCCGTTGATGAGTCCGACGCTCGACCCCGACGGGGCAGCCCGATGAACCCCGACGAAACCTTCGACGACATCCTGCGCAAAGCATCAGAGATAAAGACTGCGCAGATGAAGGACAAGCGCCGCGCGTgggaggcgtcgccggagtTCATGAAGAACACCATGACCTTCGACAAGGATGAGTCCTACGTAGCCATGAGAAAGTCGGcatccgtcgcggagaagatcgcgttcgcggcgcccatcAAGGAGGAGGGCAACGAGCTATTCGCCAAGGGTAAATACGCGCAGGCCATGGCCAagtacaccgccgcggtggcggtgttCAGGTACTGGATCCGAGAGCAGTCCGGTCGCGAACAGAACGTCGTCAAGTactacgacgacgaagccgtcgaaGATCCcgacgatcgacgcgcggcgcgaaacCTCATTCGTTCCATATACCTCAACGCGGCGCAGTGCATGAGGAAGGGAAACCTCGCGGACGGCCCGACGGAGATCATCTGGACGTGCACGGAAGTGTTGGCGATCGATCCATCCAGCGCCAAGGCGCACTACGTCAgggcgctggcgcgcgccgagctcgacgattCCGCGTCCCTGGAGCTGGCGGTCAAGGACCTCGCCcgggcgaacgcgctcgcgccaaACGATCGCGCCGTCAGGGACGCGATGCGCACGTACggggcggcgcacgcggagcAGACCGCCAAGGACAGGGCCGCGTACGGCGCGGTGTTCGGGTCGCGGAACAAGGAGGGTCTATACGCGAATGAGGAGGAGCCGGAGACAGgggagagggcggcggcgtcggcgggagccggcgcgagcggggaaggttccgacggcgacgcggacccggcgctcAGGGCGCTCCAGAACatgtcggaggaggagctcaaggccaGGTGTAAGGCGGTGGGGGTGGATCTGGACAATCCGCGGGTCGTGAAGGAACTGGGcaagcgcgccaaggctcggaaggaggaggagctcaaggccaaggccaggGAGATGGGCATCGATCTGGGAGACCCGAGCGTGCGCAAGATGCTCGAGCTGCTGGAGAAAGAGGAacggggcgcggaggagctgtCGAGGCTGCCAGCGTGGAGGCGGTGGATATACCACTCCTTCGACGGCACCAGGTGGCTCAACGTGCAGAACGCGATGTACGCGGCACTCGCG GTCAATGTCGTGTATCGCGTTTGGAAGGTGATCAACATGCCGGAGGTCTCCCCGCGGGGTTTCGGCGGATACCCCGGGGATGACGAGTTTTAG
- a CDS encoding predicted protein — protein sequence MVRFSDASWMLPLVLALVYNMDFIVANAPMTVFRVANHVFYSLAVRKHMLKEGKESTPGSHTLWSYVASMLCTFASRIALAVLWTWPTSGVPNLLEKLPANLQDATIAWAIVNAAPADWIRRYTGPGPAGTAGRALLHAVAGFNKHASLRKTLSRAASLAVGPRLALGAAVGAAAPLFKQLTDRVVASEPTPWSAVAFAVGKEYLRALCTHSAATAAASGGVLVGMGERLRCGVVTFGVPWLDANVCVPKRRGLDDDVRRLVHGVVLFYLVRLYVRRGLAPTTWGRAAPVEAKAKARTKATRRSARVRSRKTKGD from the exons ATGGTTCGATTCTCCGACGCATCGTGGATGCTGCCTCTGGTGCTGGCGTTGGTGTACAACATGGACTTCAtcgtcgcgaacgccccgATG ACGGTCTTCAGGGTCGCGAACCACGTGTTTtactcgctcgcggtgagAAAGCACATGCTCAAAGAGGGAAAGGAGTCCACGCCGGGTTCACACACGCTCTGGTCCTACGTCGCATCCATGCTCTGCACATTCGCCTCCAggatcgcgctcgccgtgctcTGGACCTGGCCGACGAGCGGCGTACCCAACCTGCTGGAGAAGCTCCCCGCGAACCTCCAGGACGCCACGATCGCTTGGGCGATCGTCAACGCGGCACCCGCCGATTGGATACGTCGCTACACCGGCCCCGGTCCAGCGGGCACCGCGGGACGGGCCCTGctgcacgccgtcgccggcttcAACAAACACGCGTCGCTGCGGAAGACGCtcagccgcgcggcgtccctcgcggtgggaccgcggctcgcgctgggcgccgccgtgggcgccgcggcaccGCTGTTTAAGCAGCTCACGGACCGCGTCGTGGCGTCCGAACCGACGCCGtggtccgcggtggcgttcgCGGTCGGGAAGGAGTATCTCAGGGCGCTCTGCAcgcactcggcggcgacggcggcggcgtcgggtggaGTCCTCGTGGGAATGGGCGAGAGGCTTCGATGCGGTGTCGTGACGTTCGGCGTCCCTTGGCTCGACGCCAACGTCTGCGTGCCGAAGCGTCGGgggctggacgacgacgtgcgccggCTAGTGCACGGCGTCGTTCTGTTTTATCTGGTGCGACTGTACGTGCGCAGGGGTTTGGCTCCGACGACgtgggggcgcgcggcgccggtcgaggcgaaggcgaaggcgaggacgaaggcgacgaggcgctcggcgagggtgcGGTCGAGGAAGACCAAGGGGGATTAG